The Castor canadensis chromosome 12, mCasCan1.hap1v2, whole genome shotgun sequence genome contains the following window.
TCTTAGAAAAAGAGTAACATTCTAGGAAACAGTATAATTTATTTTCCCTCCTACGTTGCTTTGTTGGTGGAGGACTCCTTCGCTGAACCGACATCAGAGGTAAGATGGAAATGGGATTGTGCATTGCGTTGCTTTTCTACAGGGTCTGAGATTACTGACACATCTCCCCCATCCAGCCTGCTCACCAGACAGCCATTCCACACATTCTGCTGGTTGATTCTTTTCCAGAATGAAACAGCCTGCCTTCAGCTACAGTGGAAATTGAGTGCTGCACACCTTCCTTAgaacatttgcattttcttttcactgtctCCTCATATACTGAACTCTAGGTTAGCAGACACTGGGACACTTCCATCCTAAACACTTAAGCATGTCCCTCCTAAGAACAAGACGATCTCTTGCAGAACCCTGAGACCTCCATCATAACCAAAAGATTTAACCTCAACAGTACCCTCTATTCTACATGCCATATTTAACTTTCCCTAACTGACCTCTCCAACTTTTTTCTGATACAGGATTTATTCAAGCCACAGGTATCGCACTAAGTTTCTTAAAATAGCTACAATGTAGCAAGAGCTATATAAAGGGACTTCCTAAACGTAAGGTGCCCTCCTTTTTTTCATTCCTCTACAATCAAGGCTGGCCCATAGGACCAGGAGAGTGccacagcttcccctagaactgGCTGGCAGCCCCGGGGAAGACTGGACCACAAGGGGAGGAGAGGCCACTTCTCAGTCAGGAGTTCAGGACTTGCAGTTAACGGAGCTCTTAAATCAGGCCAACTTCACACAAAAAtacaggtttgtgtgtgtgtgtgtttataccaGAAATAAAGTTTAGATCAGTTTCTTGTCAGCTGGATCAATTATGTCTTGGGTCTATCACAGGAACTCCTGCACTTCACAAAGGAAACATCATGCTGAAGAGGAAGGGGCAGGCCCGACCTTACACTAGAACCCTGGATGGCGGATGGGGATGGATGACAGTGTTTCATTTCTTCCTGGTAAGCATTTGCTTTCCATTTTCCAACTGTCTGGACTATCTAAAGGTTTGGAGCAACCTAACAAGACCACTTAGGAAATCCTTGGCATTTGAATGGACTCTGTCACTACTTCCTATTGACACAGTAGAACAGAGGTCCCCAGTTAGGAGTTTGTATTACAAAACTCCTAACAAATACAGCACTATTTGTTAAACATTGGCTTCATTACCAAAGAATGTGGAATCTCTTCACAACCCCCCCACTTCCCCAAAATGTTAAAAGTAGAGAAACTAAGGCTGCCCTAAGTCTGAGAGCCCTTCCTGGTTGGGTCTCCTTCCAAATCATGCTTTGCAGAGTTGGCATTGTTGGCAAGGGTCTCTACTTCTCCCACCTCTCTCCCCAGGAACCACCATCTCCTACACTATCCTCTGTGGATAGGAAATTGACTAATTTAGTTGCTGGTAAGAAAAACAGCCTAATAACCAGGTTAATAAACAATGTCCCATTTTGGGAGTGTTATGCTCCTTGTTAAAGCAcaaaaaatacatcaaaatgtaAACAATGAACTTAGGAGCTAACTGCTCACAATGGCAGTGTGGATCCTCAGAGGactatgcttttatgtctttatgATTTACTTTTCTACAAAAGATGAGCTCTTGAAAAGGTAAGtgaagctgggcacagtagctcacacctgtaatcccagctactcaggagactgggatcaggaggatcatggtttgaggtaaGCCAAggaaaaaattttgtgagacctcTCAATTCAATCAACAGCAGGGTAttgtagcatgcacctgtcatcccagctatgcagcaaGTATAAACAGGAAgaccacagtccaggccagtTCCAGTAAGAAGGGAGGCCCTTTTTTAAAGCACGGGAATGATGGAATCAGATCTGCATTTCAGAAATGTAGCTCTGACTGCTGGGTGGAAAATTGGGTTAGTGAGGATTATGCCCAGACACAGGGGAACTATTGGAAGAATGCTGCCATAATCCAGGTGAGAAAACAGTAAGGCCCTAAATTAAGGCAGTAACAACAggggtgaaaagaaaatacagattgaGGACATCAAGGAGGTAGACCTATATATAAGATCTGGGGAGGAATTAGATGTCAGGGAAAGAGAGTGAGAGTCCTGGATTGCTGGCTTAGGCAACTTGGTGGATGATGAATGCCACTCACAAGTCAGAGGGCACAGGAAGAAGGAGACAAAATCTGAAGACAGCTTGGCTGGCTTAACCTTGAACAGAGTCTGAGGAACTCAGAGCCATACTTATAGAAATACAGTCTACGTGCACCTGTAGCACAGAATCTACATACCACAATTTGTGTGTATCCAGGATACATGGTAGTTTGAACTTCAAGTCAAGGTGGGTAAAATCaccaaggaaagggtgaagagcCTAGGACAAAACCTTGGGGAAAACATGTAGGGGATAAGCCCACAGAGGAAACTGAAGGTGAGTAGCAGTGGCAATCCAGAAGTTATCAGGAAAAAATGTGTAGATGCTGTTAAGgtcaaatataataaaaatgacaagccaggcaccggtggctcatgcctgtaattctagctactcaggaggcagagatcaggaggatcacggtttgaagccagcccaagcaaatagttctcaagaacttatcttgaaaacacccttcataaaaaagggtttctggagtggttcaaggtgtaggctctgagttcaagtcccataatgccagaaataaataaatatgacaaGTCTATAGGTTTGGTAATAAGAAGTCTCTGATAACCCTGGTAAGAGCCATTACTGTGTGGGGATTGAAGATAGTGGACGTCACTTTTCAATGGAGCAGTAGAGTAAGAGGACATAAATACCTAACAGACTTTTCTCTAAAGAAGCTTATCTATGAAGGTCAGGATAAACTGGGATGATACTAGGGTAGGGTAGAAAGAAGCTGTTACTAAATAAAAGTAACTGACAAAGCCTGGTGCTGATTTCAAAATGGACCACTGAGACTGATCCAGCCCCCTTCTCCCAAGTCAATTAGGATGATCTGGTAAGGGAGCTAGCTCTTACTGGGAGGGCTGCTTAAGGTGTTCCTACTAGATTCAACTCAACTGTTCTTcaagataaaaaggaaatgagGGAATGAAGGGTTTCTAGGCTTATTTTATTTGGGGATGAGATATTTACATCTGATGTGGACTCTGGTGACAGGACTGAAACCCACCAAGCTTGGTCCAAGGCATGGGATTAAGCAGATTAATACAGACTATGGTCCGTTTAGTTAACTAAGGGAAAACATAGACCTTGGGAGAGGTTTCTAGTATCTGAGttaaaacagaaagtagaaaggtTTTAAGTAAATGGGAAGAGAGAAGGGTAGATGCAAGTGCTTTGCCCCTGGGTTTCCTGAACTAAGTGAAAAACAGACTCAGTTATAAAACAAGGTTGTACCCACTCAGAGCTGCCTCACCCATAGCCCAAAGAGAAGGGTTCCAAACTGGAGGCCAGTAGGTAGCCAAATTCAGGTGGCTAAAAAAATAAGAGGCCAGCATCCTGTGGACTTCAGCATAGAACTCATgctcacaggagaaaaaaaaatgcttactttACAGAATGACACTTCATTAGAGTGTTTCTTGTTCGTGAGAGAACACAATCGTTATTCTATTTTGAACTCAAGTCTAGTTCATTTGagatttgtgtatattttctAGCTTGATTTCTTGAGACAAGTGTCTTGGAGGAAACTTCTGGTCATAAAATGGCTAAATGAGGGGTCTAATAAAATGTCTTCCACTTCTGAATATATGGCACTGGTGTCCACAGTATTATTCTTTCTAAATAAAGAGAGTTTTAGACTTTCTATCAAATCAGAATGGGAAGAATACATTTAAGAGACTTTCTTCTCTCCACCCCAACTTTTGCAGCCTGTAAGTGTTGTGGCTGATGTTAGTCTAGCCAAGAACTATTAGTCTGATGGTGGTGACAAAAAGGAGGGGAAGGACTTGACTATTTAGAAATTAGGGGGTGAGGCATTGAGGTGTCCAAGAGGAAGGAGGTCTCTGACTCTTAAGTGGGTACATATAtggacttaaaaaactaaaaagagtaAACATGAGATAAAGCAAAGATGAGTTCAGGTTTGGACAAGTTGGCCAGAAAATGAAATAGATATGGTAGACAGTAATGAGTTTGAACCTCTTGGAAATGCAGAATGGTAAAGATGAGATAATAAGTGGCAAGAATTAAATACTTTCCCAGAAATTCCTAATCTTCATATTCCTATGTGTAGTTAATATTTTCATTCtcacttcacaaaaaaaggaagctTAACCTCTTTGAAGTAGTTTGCTCAAAGTGTCCAAAAGCACACCCATAGTGGAAAGCAGAGCCAGGATACAAACAAGCCAAGGCTGGCCGACTGTAGATCCATACTCATCACTACACCACAAGTGTACGGGTGGTAATTAAAACATTAAGAGTGAATGATTGTCCAGGTAACAAATATTAAGTGAGATGAGTGCAGAGACACGGGAAAATACTTAACCAAGTTAGAGAAAGCAAATGAAATCAATGAAAGGCTGCCCAAGACCCTGTGGTTCTCAAGCAATGCCTGGCCAAATTGAAAGCAGAGAAGTGGGTCTGGAAAAGCCAAGACCACGGATACAACCTAGGAAACCCCTGGAGACAGAGTGAACAAAGTGTAGCAGGAGGGCTTTGAGAGTGAACGCGGACCCCTGGCTAGATCTCCCTTTGAATTCCCACTCTAGGCTCCAGCAGGGAATAGTTTCCCTGGTAagcaaaagaggaggaggaggaattgcCTCCAGACGAATCAGAATTCCAACAATATGAATTAGTAGTCCACAGAAAGAAAACTGATCGCAAAAGGAGCAATTCTGATGGAACAGATGTGGAGGGGCAGGCAAAGAGAGGTTGGTAGAATTaagaaaaagatggagcttaAGCCCCAGCCATAAAATGACAATACATTCTGGTCAACCCTGGATGTCCTGGCATAACTAAGCACTCATTCTCAAGTGTTCCGATCTGGATGATAAATTATATGGTCACTTTATATACTAGGTAAAGAAGTGCTCATCTCAGGAGCAGAGTTAAAGCAAAGGTAATCTAAGAACTGACAGGActaattccttcttttttggaCAAAGGCTTTTCTCCCACAAAGGTAATTGAAACAGCTGACTTTAAGAGATGCTAtggggtctggtggagtggctccaagtGGCAAAGCACCCACCAAGTTAAGTATGAGGCCCCGagttagttcaagccccagtattgcgagggggtggagagggtggcTACGATACCAGTGGTGGTCGGCAGTCATTCCATCTGAATACAAATTTCACCTCCAGTACCCCATTTTCgtcaacatttttctttccaaacttCACCTTTCTGTTCCCTAATACAATATTGATACATACATAGAGTAGCCTTgaaatgaggattaaatgagcttTCATGTAACATGAGTAACCACTATAAAATGAGTTCCAAAAGAATGCAAATTATGAGGAATCACAAGTAAAGCAAACTGGTAAATACTAGAGCTGAGACAACAGAACCTCTAGCAGCTGCAACCTCCCCTGCACTAGCTCACTCACCACCTTACACAGACTCTTTGGTCTGCTTTGGTTTAGGTAAATGTGTTTGTGATGGGGATGACCAAGACATTTGCAATTTTCTTTGTGGTCTTTCAAGAAGAGTTTGAAGCCACCTCAGAGCAAACTGGTTGGATTGGATCCATCATGTCATCACTTCGTTTTTCGGCAGGTATAAAGTGTTAAAAGGTCTCTGACCAGGGAGAAGGCCCACAAAAGGCAATTCTAAGAAGACTTTTCTGTCAGTTAAGACTAAAGCGTTGTTAACGTTCCggttcatttattaatatgtattaatatgTAATGCTGAGAAAGTAGGTATTGCAGTGTTTGGCTTCTACTTGACCTGGTAACTAAGTTGCGAAAATTAGGATTCAAACTGAAGAATCCTACTATTCCAGGATTCAgtttttcatgtcttctttccATTCTGGCAATGCCTTAATATATGTCCACTGAGTCAGGCCCTTAACCTGGAAGTCAGACCATTAAGTTCTAATCATGTAATTACATCCAGAACAAAACACAGGACCTATTTCTCTTTGTTCTAGTTTTAGTCAGCACTACAATGTGGTGATTAGTGACTCAACCTTTTTCTAGTTGAAGTCCACAAGTACAATTACATTTTATCTAAGTTTTATAACACACACTTTTCACCAAGATTACCCTCCAAACCATCTTATGATTCTTTTTCAGTAACTCTCCAAAAAGGAGAGTATAACTAGCAATATTAAAAAAACTCAGTACAAACATCTTTTGAAGGATACACAGTACTTCAAAATAGATTCCTCTTGTTTTCCTTCAACTGTTCATTTAAATGCCcatcagagggtaagggagaccAAAACATATTTACCTAGtatttgcctttctttcttcttttaaggtcCCCTGGCTGCTATTATTTGTGACATACTTGGAGAGAAAACTACCTCCATTCTTGGGACTTTCCTTATTAGTGGTGGCTATCTGATCAGCAGCTGGGCCACAGGCATTCCCTTTCTTTGTGTGACTATGGGACTTTTACCTGGTGAGTCCACCGTAAACAGCTTACCTTCTACTATTCGTGGGTCCTGAAGGCCTAGTTGTATCAGATCCAGAACATCTTATCTGGTACCAAATTACctactataattttcttttaggtTTGGGGTCTGCTTTCTTATACCAAGTAGCTGCTGTAGTAATTACCAAATACTTCAAAAAACGACTGGCTCTTGCTACAGCTATTGCCCGTTCTGGGATGGGACTGACATTTCTATTGGCACCCTTTACGCAATTCCTGATAGAGCTCTATGACTGGACAGGTGAGTCAGTCTGCCTTAAACTATCAACTTTGCAAGATTTAAATGTTCAGCTCTCTCTATGTGATCCCTGGAAATTGTGTGTGGTGGAGGGGGGGGGGCTGCagttttgaacttagggatttgcactgcaaagcaggtactctactgctccagccatacctccagtccattttgttctggttattttggggatggagtcCTGTGAACTATgtatctaggctggcctcaaactgtaatcctcctggtctcagcctctcaagtagctagggctacaggtgtgagctactggtgcccggcTGGAATGGAGCATTACGAGTGATCAGTTTCAAAAGGCATTGCCATAGCATGCACAGGGctctgagttaaatccccagtatGGGGAGGcggggaaagaaaaacaaaccaaaacccttAAAAGTACTGCCAGAGAGGAAATAAGCATAATATCTAAAGGAAACATGCTCCTCTTCCTCAGACAATTTTCTATGACTTAACAGGCTTTGCCAGCTCACACAAGCAACTCAGATTTCACTGTGGAGTTTAATGTCTGAGACAATGAGGATACTCTGTGCAGTGACAATGACACCCCTGGAGAAATAAGtcaccctcttcctcctcccttctctcaaCAAGgcattcacttatttttatgtCAAACCATAAATTTGCACAAATATGAACCACTTACCCCATAATTTTCTTTGTATCTGAGGTAACATTTGAGTTAAAATAATGGTAAATTACTGGAAAagatatatgtacatgtattcatatgcccatttctaTCTTCGTAGCAGTTCTGTTGACCCTTTTCCTATGTAGAAAAGCATTCAGTAGTCTCACTGTGAATGGGAACAGCTGACAAATCCCTAAGATGGGATGGTAGAGCCTACACAGCCCATACTCTCTCTAGAAGCACTATACAAAAGTCACAAACATCAACTGCTGAAATCAACCAACTACTCAACTTCAAAGGCAAGACAAGCATCTGACTTctttcaagaaaaatttaaatgccatAAGATAAAAGAATTCCTTTTCTAAAGCTGTTTCCAAGTGATTGTCATCTAATTCTGTACTTGTGTTTAGGCCTAAATCTATGCCATCACTTCAGGGTACTTAAAAGTCCCTATTTAGAACACAATGTAATTTGCTAACATTTGAAATACTACTCCcattaaaataattgatttttttttctttagcaaaaaTAAACTCTCCCTCCATCCCATCTATTCATGCAGTCTTCTGGTTTTCCATTTCCAAGAGATTCATTTTTACAGGGATATAACAGTGTATATAGCTGACAAGACAACAGACAAGTGCTTTCAGTTAAATTTGGGAGGCAAAGTAGTATTTTCAAGAATTGCTGGACTATGTAACAGGGCCTCTTCTGAGCCTATAAACAAAGTACTGTGAGGtgaaagattatttttaactCCTTAATCTCTTTTATTTAGGTGCCCTTATATTATTTGGAGCTATTGCATTGAATTTGGTGCCTTCTAGTATGCTCTTAAGGCCTGTCCACATCAAAAGTGAGAACAATTCTGATATTAAAGGTTTGCCTACAAGTGATCCAGAGATACCAGAAACATCATACTCCAATGAGACACAAGAGTCTTCCATCAACAACAGCATAATGCAGAACACTGGACAACTTGATAAAAGCTTAACTGTCTCACAAAATCAAAGTGAAGAGTTCAACAACAGGCCTAACAGGAACCGACTGTTAATGAGTAATGAAGAATATTATAAGAAAAAGGCCATTTCACAGAGCTGCAAACAAAAGATCTTTGATGTTTCTCTCTTTCAGAATCCTTTCTTTTACATATTTACCTGGTCTTTTCTCCTCAGTCAGTTAGCATATTTCATCCCTACCTTTCACCTGGTGGCCAGAGCCAAAACACTGGGGATTAATGTTATGGATGCCTCCTACCTCGTTTCTGTAGCTGGTAAGAAAAACTATCAACCTTCTACctataaggaaaaatgaacagtTTTACAAAAGTTTATTAAACTTTCTTGTTATTAAATAACAAGAAAGGAGTTGTAGAAGGCAGAAGGGAATTTTTTGAGGCCAAGTGGAGAGCACCAGGGTTCCCTATTCCCTACACAGACCTGTCACCACACCTTGCAGAATCTCCCATGATAAATAGCGGACCCTAACTCAAGTCTGACTCATTTTCATGTGTCTGACACAGTAGACATTAATTATTTGTTCGATAAATACTGAATTTCAAAAAGCTGGCTCAGTGGCAACAGCTACTCCAAGAAGCAGAAAATCCCAAGTAAACTGTAGTGACTGAAAGTATTGGTTCTATAGTTTGACTCTCCAGATTCAGGTTCTTGCTCTTTATTTCCTGAGTGACTCTGTGTTGGACTTCCATAATCTGTAGAACAGACACAATAGTACCTAACCCCATAAGGTTGTCAAGATGCACATTGAGCTTAGTAGTACCTGGTAGTTAATTTCTAGTTAAGTATATTCCCCCCTTGAAATTAACAGATAAATATGACCCTTGAAGGTAATCACCAGTGGACTAGCTgacatttcaaataaatcaaTGTAAATGAGTATTCATAAGTTTCAGGAAATGTTTGATCCAAAAGTTAGATTCTCAAGGGTTGGGattatgactcagtggtagaacatttgccttgttaaaagtgagaggccctgggtttcattccccagcaccataaaaacaaacaagttaCAGATTCTCTCAACTGACAAAATTGCCTATAATGAATAGGGACAAGATAGAGCTGGTGTGCTCTAATTATGGAAAGTCTCAATAGTTCATCATCAACTTCTAATTTCTTGAGGAAAGTGAATGTGCCAAGCCTTTAAAAGCAGAATGTAGTGCTGGTGGTgcggctcaagtaatagagcgcctacctaacaaaagaaaagccctgagtttaaaccctagtagcaccaaaaaaacaacCAGCTGAATGTACTTGGTTTCAAATATTCCAAATGCAGATACTCTGCTTCAAATAATGTGTatagaagaggaaaaatacattttctttcactATAATGCTTGATAGAATAAATTTAGATCAGATTAAGGGTATACAACGGATCCAAAAATCCTAACATACACTCCCAATGTGTATCATCTTAAGGATACCATAGGCATTCAAAGGGCTCGGAAAATGCAACTAGGATTTCCTAACAGTTTTTCTATATTGTTTCAGGTATCATTGAAACAGTCAGTCAGCTCATTTCTGGATGGGTTGCTGATCAAAACTGGATGAAGAGGTATCAATACCACAAGTCTTATCTCATCCTGTGTGGAATCACTAACCTGCTTGCTCCTTTAGCCACCACATTCCCACTACTTATGACCTACACCATCTTCTTTGCAATTTTTGCTGGTAGTTACCTGGCA
Protein-coding sequences here:
- the Slc16a4 gene encoding monocarboxylate transporter 5, with the translated sequence MLKRKGQARPYTRTLDGGWGWMTVFHFFLVNVFVMGMTKTFAIFFVVFQEEFEATSEQTGWIGSIMSSLRFSAGPLAAIICDILGEKTTSILGTFLISGGYLISSWATGIPFLCVTMGLLPGLGSAFLYQVAAVVITKYFKKRLALATAIARSGMGLTFLLAPFTQFLIELYDWTGALILFGAIALNLVPSSMLLRPVHIKSENNSDIKGLPTSDPEIPETSYSNETQESSINNSIMQNTGQLDKSLTVSQNQSEEFNNRPNRNRLLMSNEEYYKKKAISQSCKQKIFDVSLFQNPFFYIFTWSFLLSQLAYFIPTFHLVARAKTLGINVMDASYLVSVAGIIETVSQLISGWVADQNWMKRYQYHKSYLILCGITNLLAPLATTFPLLMTYTIFFAIFAGSYLALILPVLVDLSKNSGVHRFLGFAGFFAGMAVLSGPPIAGWLYDYTHTYIGSFYFSGTCYLLSSVSFFFVPLAERWKANSDQKERGLQSSESLTKENLN